Genomic segment of Candidatus Aminicenantes bacterium:
GCGCCAAACAGGCGGCTGCAATAGGAATCTCTTTGCGGCGAATTTTTGCGTTCCCGGATCACGCTTTCCAACTCCGACACCATATCGCGGGGCCTGACAAAGCCAAAACAGGACGTTTCTCCGGTATGGCAGGTGGGCCCGGCGGGTCGGGCCAGAACCAATAGGGCATCGTTGTCACAATCGGAATGGATTTCCTCCAGGTAGAGGAAGTTTCCCGATGTTTCCCCCTTGGTCCATAATTGCCGGCGCGAGC
This window contains:
- the hisI gene encoding phosphoribosyl-AMP cyclohydrolase, which produces MKFQLNQIDFTTCPMVPAVVQDASSGTVLMLGYMNRQALEKTLETGKVTFFSRSRRQLWTKGETSGNFLYLEEIHSDCDNDALLVLARPAGPTCHTGETSCFGFVRPRDMVSELESVIRERKNSPQRDSYCSRLFGA